A genomic region of Neisseria cinerea contains the following coding sequences:
- the murA gene encoding UDP-N-acetylglucosamine 1-carboxyvinyltransferase: MDKLKISANGPLNGEITVSGAKNAALPLMCAGLLTSGTLRLKNVPMLADVKTTQKLLQGMGARVLTDNISEFEINGGTVNNTCAPYELVRTMRASILVLGPTLARFGEAQVSLPGGCAIGSRPVDQHLKGLEAMGAEIVIEHGYVKAKGKLKGTRVAMDVVTVGGTENLLMAATLAEGTTVLENCAIEPEVVDLAECLVKMGAKISGIGTSTMIVEGVDELHGCEHSVVPDRIEAGTFLCAVAMTGGKVVLRNAAPKTMEVVLDKLVEAGALIEVGDDWIAIDMRQRPKAVDIRTVVHPGFPTDMQAQFMALNAVSEGSCRVVETIFENRFMHVPELNRMGAKITTEGNTAFVQGVEQLSGAVVKATDLRASASLVIAGLVARGETVVEQIYHLDRGYENIEKKLGKVGATIERISG; the protein is encoded by the coding sequence GTGGATAAACTGAAAATTTCCGCAAACGGGCCGCTCAACGGCGAAATTACAGTTTCCGGTGCAAAAAATGCAGCTTTACCGCTGATGTGTGCCGGCTTGCTGACATCAGGTACGCTCCGCCTGAAAAACGTCCCCATGCTGGCTGATGTCAAAACCACGCAAAAACTGCTTCAAGGGATGGGCGCACGCGTTCTGACCGACAATATCAGCGAATTTGAAATCAACGGAGGTACGGTAAACAATACCTGTGCCCCTTACGAATTGGTCAGAACCATGCGCGCCTCAATTTTGGTACTCGGCCCTACGCTGGCGCGTTTCGGTGAGGCGCAAGTCAGTCTGCCGGGCGGTTGTGCCATCGGTTCCCGCCCTGTCGACCAGCATTTGAAAGGCTTGGAAGCGATGGGTGCTGAGATTGTTATCGAACACGGTTACGTCAAAGCCAAGGGTAAGCTTAAAGGCACGCGTGTGGCAATGGATGTGGTAACGGTCGGCGGTACGGAAAACCTGCTGATGGCGGCTACTCTGGCCGAGGGTACGACGGTTTTGGAAAATTGCGCCATCGAGCCTGAGGTGGTTGATTTGGCGGAATGCCTGGTCAAAATGGGTGCGAAAATCAGCGGTATAGGAACCTCAACCATGATTGTGGAAGGAGTGGATGAGTTGCACGGCTGCGAACACAGCGTTGTTCCCGACCGGATTGAAGCGGGTACGTTCCTGTGTGCGGTGGCAATGACCGGCGGCAAGGTGGTTTTGCGAAATGCCGCACCGAAAACCATGGAAGTGGTTTTGGATAAATTGGTCGAGGCCGGGGCGTTAATCGAAGTCGGAGACGATTGGATTGCCATCGATATGCGTCAACGTCCGAAGGCGGTGGACATCCGTACGGTCGTCCATCCCGGCTTTCCTACCGATATGCAGGCGCAGTTCATGGCGTTGAATGCCGTGTCTGAGGGGAGCTGCCGTGTGGTAGAGACAATTTTTGAAAACCGCTTTATGCATGTTCCGGAGTTAAACCGGATGGGGGCAAAAATAACGACCGAGGGCAATACGGCATTTGTCCAAGGGGTGGAGCAGCTTTCCGGTGCGGTCGTCAAGGCGACGGACTTGCGCGCTTCCGCCAGCCTTGTTATCGCCGGTTTGGTTGCACGGGGGGAAACTGTGGTCGAACAGATTTACCACTTGGATCGCGGTTATGAAAATATTGAGAAAAAGCTCGGTAAAGTCGGTGCGACAATCGAACGCATCTCCGGATAA
- a CDS encoding TerC family protein, protein MSEFPEVGTPLFYGVFFTAVLLMVAVDMLSLRKNGSHKVGIKEALAWSGLWVAVSCLFAGWLYIELAGNPVYGAAVAKEKVLEFFTGYILEKSLAVDNIFVFLMIFGYFKVAPKYQHRVLLYGVFGALVLRAVMIFIGAALVRQFEWILYLFGAFLLYTGIRMMKSEEDEEDLSGNRLLGVVKKIIPVGSEFHGDKFFTIENGKKIATPLFLVLIMIELSDVIFAVDSIPAVFAVTTDPFIVLTSNIFAVLGLRAMYFLLADVAERFVFLKYGLAFVLSFIGLKMLMMHWVHIPISISLSVVFGALGASILTSLIYTKKQVDK, encoded by the coding sequence ATGTCTGAATTCCCCGAAGTCGGGACGCCGTTGTTTTACGGCGTTTTTTTTACCGCCGTATTGCTTATGGTTGCCGTCGATATGCTTTCACTGAGGAAAAACGGCAGCCATAAAGTCGGCATCAAAGAAGCGTTGGCGTGGAGCGGATTATGGGTTGCCGTATCCTGCCTGTTTGCCGGATGGCTGTATATCGAGCTTGCCGGCAATCCCGTGTATGGAGCCGCAGTAGCTAAAGAAAAAGTTTTGGAGTTTTTTACCGGATATATTTTGGAAAAGTCGCTGGCGGTGGACAACATATTCGTATTCCTGATGATTTTCGGCTATTTTAAAGTTGCTCCGAAGTATCAGCACCGTGTTTTGCTGTACGGCGTATTTGGGGCATTGGTTTTGCGTGCCGTAATGATTTTTATCGGTGCGGCACTGGTTCGGCAGTTTGAATGGATACTTTACCTTTTTGGCGCGTTCCTGCTGTACACGGGTATACGCATGATGAAGTCGGAGGAGGATGAAGAAGACTTGTCCGGCAACCGGCTGTTGGGTGTTGTGAAGAAAATTATTCCCGTCGGCTCTGAATTTCACGGAGATAAATTTTTCACCATCGAAAACGGCAAAAAAATAGCCACTCCGCTGTTTTTAGTTTTAATCATGATTGAGTTGAGTGATGTTATATTTGCGGTGGACAGCATACCGGCGGTTTTTGCGGTAACCACAGACCCGTTCATCGTGTTGACATCCAATATTTTTGCCGTTTTGGGTTTGAGGGCGATGTATTTCCTTCTGGCAGATGTCGCGGAACGTTTTGTATTCCTGAAATATGGATTGGCATTTGTTTTGAGTTTCATCGGTCTGAAAATGCTGATGATGCATTGGGTACACATCCCGATTTCCATTTCTTTGTCGGTGGTGTTCGGCGCATTGGGAGCGTCGATATTGACATCATTAATTTATACGAAAAAACAGGTTGATAAATAA
- a CDS encoding CopD family copper resistance protein, which produces MSIYAVAHIVHLYCAIAFVGGVFFEMLVLSVLHTGRVSRESRREVEKAMSYRAVRVMPAVVGLLFASGIVMAANRYLPVLGEPFTTSFGTMLALKILLACSVLVHFAIAVVKMARSTLTVRWSKYIHAVVFTHMLLIVFLAKAMFYLSW; this is translated from the coding sequence ATGAGCATTTATGCCGTTGCGCACATTGTCCACCTGTATTGCGCCATTGCCTTTGTCGGAGGCGTATTTTTTGAAATGCTGGTGTTGTCCGTCCTGCATACAGGCAGGGTGTCCAGGGAGTCGCGGCGGGAAGTGGAAAAAGCCATGTCTTACCGCGCCGTCAGGGTGATGCCGGCAGTGGTCGGACTCTTGTTTGCCAGCGGCATCGTGATGGCGGCAAACCGTTATCTTCCTGTATTGGGTGAACCGTTTACCACATCCTTCGGTACGATGCTGGCCTTGAAAATCCTGCTTGCATGCAGCGTGTTGGTGCACTTTGCCATAGCCGTCGTCAAAATGGCGCGCTCCACGTTAACCGTGAGGTGGTCGAAATACATACACGCCGTTGTCTTTACCCATATGCTGCTGATTGTGTTTTTGGCGAAGGCCATGTTTTATCTCAGCTGGTGA
- the waaA gene encoding lipid IV(A) 3-deoxy-D-manno-octulosonic acid transferase, with the protein MFQWLYDVLWRFVPVLIRHRLRKRAEKSPAYRENWGERFGKPHPHPVSGAIWIHAVSVGETRAALPLVNELRQRFPGVPLLITQMTPTGRETAQAVFPDAQCRYLPYDRKAWVRQFLREHRPLFGVLMETEIWPNLMTACREEGIPLFLANARLSEKSLKGYLKILSLIRPAAASLSGCLAQTEADAARLMRIGVRESSVCGNTKYDMMPSESMNILADKFKKRIGGRPVAVCGSTRVYKGEDEAEKLLAAWRKYRGNALLVIVPRHPEHFQTAFETAERFGFKVQRRSDGLPVAADTQVWIGDSMGELHAYYLSADVAFVGGSLVDSGCQNIIEPLSCHVPTIFGFSTYNFAQACSHALEAGAAIQVDSADGWREAVESVLAQGGSGAPMSERIEKFISQHRGASGRMAEMICQTVRNADSVCE; encoded by the coding sequence ATGTTTCAATGGCTTTATGATGTGTTGTGGCGGTTTGTGCCGGTATTGATACGGCACCGGCTTCGCAAGCGGGCGGAGAAATCTCCGGCGTATAGGGAAAATTGGGGGGAGCGCTTCGGCAAACCGCATCCGCATCCGGTTAGTGGTGCGATTTGGATACATGCGGTGTCTGTCGGTGAAACGCGTGCCGCCTTACCGCTGGTGAATGAGTTAAGGCAGCGTTTTCCCGGCGTGCCGCTGCTGATTACCCAGATGACACCGACAGGGCGGGAAACGGCTCAGGCGGTGTTTCCTGATGCGCAATGCCGTTACCTGCCTTATGACAGAAAGGCATGGGTGAGGCAGTTTTTGCGCGAACACCGCCCTTTGTTCGGCGTGTTGATGGAAACGGAAATCTGGCCCAACCTGATGACGGCGTGTCGGGAGGAAGGGATTCCGCTGTTTTTGGCAAATGCAAGGCTGTCGGAAAAATCTCTGAAAGGATATTTAAAAATACTCAGCCTGATCCGTCCTGCAGCAGCTTCATTGTCCGGCTGTCTGGCTCAGACGGAGGCGGATGCCGCCCGCCTGATGCGGATAGGCGTACGGGAAAGCAGTGTGTGCGGCAATACCAAATACGACATGATGCCGTCTGAAAGTATGAATATACTGGCGGATAAATTTAAAAAACGAATCGGAGGCCGTCCGGTTGCCGTGTGCGGCAGCACGCGCGTATACAAAGGGGAGGACGAGGCGGAGAAACTGTTGGCGGCATGGCGGAAATATCGCGGAAATGCACTTTTGGTTATTGTCCCACGGCATCCAGAGCATTTTCAGACGGCATTTGAAACGGCAGAACGCTTCGGGTTTAAGGTTCAGCGGCGCAGTGACGGTTTGCCGGTGGCGGCCGATACGCAGGTCTGGATAGGGGACAGTATGGGGGAACTGCATGCGTATTATTTAAGTGCCGATGTCGCCTTTGTCGGAGGAAGCTTGGTGGATTCCGGCTGTCAAAACATCATCGAACCGCTTTCCTGTCATGTTCCTACGATATTCGGCTTTTCTACTTACAACTTTGCCCAGGCATGCAGCCATGCACTGGAGGCCGGTGCGGCAATCCAGGTAGATTCTGCAGACGGATGGCGTGAGGCGGTCGAATCGGTATTGGCGCAAGGAGGAAGCGGCGCACCGATGAGTGAGCGTATCGAAAAATTCATTTCCCAACATCGCGGGGCTAGTGGGAGAATGGCGGAAATGATTTGCCAGACAGTGCGAAATGCGGATTCTGTATGCGAGTGA
- the gnd gene encoding decarboxylating NADP(+)-dependent phosphogluconate dehydrogenase, whose amino-acid sequence MKGNLGLIGLAVMGQNLILNMNDHGFKVVAYNRTVSKVDEFLKGAAQGTDVIGAYSLQDLVDKLEKPRKIMLMVKAGSVVDNFIEQLLPLLDKGDIIIDGGNANYPDTNRRTRYLSEKGILFVGMGVSGGEEGARHGPSIMPGGDERAWEAVKPIFQAIAAKTPQGEPCCDWVGRDGAGHFVKMVHNGIEYGDMQLICEAYQFMKDGLGMSHEEMHQVFAEWNQTELNSYLIEITASILAYKDEGGEPLVEKILDTAGQKGTGKWTGINALDLGIPLTLISEAVFARCVSSLKEQRTQNSKLFGQKVFPVDGDKKQWVDNLRQALLASKIISYAQGFMLIREAGETYNWNLNYGKTALLWREGCIIRSAFLSNIRDAYENNPDLVFLGTDPYFKNILETCLPAWRKVVAKAIECGIPMPCMASAVTFLDGYTSERLPANLLQAQRDYFGAHTYERTDKPRGEFFHTNWTGKGGDTASTTYDI is encoded by the coding sequence ATGAAAGGCAATCTGGGTTTAATCGGTTTGGCCGTTATGGGACAAAACTTGATTCTGAATATGAACGATCATGGTTTTAAGGTTGTTGCCTATAACCGGACTGTTTCTAAAGTTGACGAATTTTTAAAAGGTGCTGCACAAGGTACGGACGTTATCGGCGCATATTCGTTGCAGGACTTGGTTGATAAACTGGAAAAACCAAGAAAAATTATGCTGATGGTTAAGGCAGGTTCGGTGGTTGACAACTTTATCGAACAGCTGTTGCCGCTTTTGGATAAGGGCGATATCATCATTGACGGAGGAAATGCTAATTATCCGGATACAAACAGACGCACCCGTTACCTTTCCGAAAAAGGTATTTTGTTTGTCGGCATGGGGGTCTCCGGCGGAGAGGAAGGCGCGCGGCACGGCCCGTCTATCATGCCGGGCGGAGATGAGCGTGCATGGGAAGCTGTTAAACCGATTTTCCAGGCGATTGCCGCGAAAACCCCTCAAGGTGAGCCGTGTTGCGATTGGGTCGGCAGGGATGGGGCGGGACATTTCGTCAAAATGGTACACAACGGTATCGAATACGGCGATATGCAGTTGATTTGCGAGGCATACCAATTTATGAAAGATGGCCTAGGTATGTCCCACGAAGAAATGCATCAAGTATTCGCCGAATGGAATCAAACCGAGCTTAACTCGTATCTTATTGAAATTACGGCATCCATTTTGGCGTACAAAGACGAGGGAGGCGAACCGCTGGTTGAAAAAATCCTCGATACGGCAGGACAAAAGGGAACGGGGAAATGGACGGGTATCAATGCGCTGGATTTAGGTATTCCGCTGACGCTGATTTCAGAAGCCGTGTTTGCCCGTTGTGTTTCTTCGCTGAAAGAACAGCGTACTCAAAACAGTAAATTGTTCGGACAAAAAGTTTTCCCTGTGGATGGGGATAAAAAACAATGGGTCGACAATTTGCGCCAAGCATTGCTTGCATCAAAAATAATTTCGTATGCGCAAGGATTTATGCTGATTCGGGAAGCTGGGGAAACCTATAACTGGAATTTAAACTACGGCAAAACGGCCTTGCTCTGGCGCGAGGGGTGCATCATTCGCAGCGCATTCTTAAGCAATATCCGCGATGCCTATGAAAACAATCCGGATTTGGTGTTTTTAGGTACTGATCCCTACTTTAAAAATATTTTGGAAACATGCCTTCCGGCATGGCGAAAAGTGGTTGCCAAGGCAATCGAATGCGGTATCCCCATGCCGTGTATGGCTTCCGCCGTTACGTTTTTAGACGGCTATACGTCCGAACGGCTGCCTGCCAACCTACTGCAGGCGCAACGTGACTATTTCGGTGCGCATACGTACGAACGGACCGATAAACCGAGAGGCGAGTTTTTCCATACGAACTGGACGGGCAAAGGCGGAGATACCGCTTCGACGACGTACGATATTTAA
- the lpxC gene encoding UDP-3-O-acyl-N-acetylglucosamine deacetylase: MLQRTLAKSISVTGVGLHSGERVALTLHPSPENSGISFRRTDLDGEMGEQIKLTPYLINDTRLSSTIVTDKGVRVGTIEHIMSALSAYGIDNALIELNAPEIPIMDGSSLPFIYLLQDAGVVDQKAQKRFLKILKPVEVKEAGKWVRFTPYDGFKVTLTIEFDHPVFNRSSPTFEIDFAGKSYIDEIARARTFGFMHEVEMMRAHNLGLGGNLNNAIVIDDTDVLNPEGLRYPDEFVRHKILDAIGDLYIVGHPLIGAFEGYKSGHAINNALLRAVLADETTYEWVEFSNSEDLPPAFHDLNLKKCG, from the coding sequence ATGCTGCAAAGAACTTTGGCTAAATCCATCAGCGTTACCGGAGTCGGACTACATTCGGGCGAACGGGTCGCGCTGACCCTGCACCCCTCGCCTGAAAACAGCGGGATTTCCTTCCGCCGCACCGATTTGGACGGCGAGATGGGCGAACAAATCAAGCTGACCCCTTATTTGATCAACGATACCCGCCTTTCCTCCACCATCGTTACCGACAAAGGCGTGCGCGTCGGCACCATCGAACACATCATGTCCGCACTGTCCGCCTACGGTATCGACAATGCATTGATTGAGTTGAACGCGCCCGAAATCCCGATTATGGACGGCTCCAGCCTGCCGTTTATTTACCTCCTGCAAGATGCGGGCGTTGTCGACCAAAAGGCGCAAAAGCGTTTTTTAAAAATCCTCAAACCCGTCGAAGTCAAAGAAGCGGGAAAATGGGTGCGCTTTACACCGTATGACGGATTTAAAGTTACCCTGACCATCGAATTCGACCATCCGGTTTTCAACCGCAGCTCGCCCACTTTTGAAATCGATTTCGCTGGCAAATCCTACATCGATGAAATCGCACGCGCGCGCACTTTCGGCTTTATGCACGAAGTTGAAATGATGCGTGCCCACAATCTCGGCTTAGGCGGCAATTTGAACAACGCCATCGTGATTGACGACACGGATGTCCTGAATCCCGAAGGTTTACGCTATCCCGATGAGTTTGTCCGCCACAAAATCCTTGATGCCATCGGCGATTTGTATATCGTCGGGCATCCGCTCATCGGCGCATTCGAAGGCTACAAATCAGGACATGCCATTAACAATGCACTATTACGCGCAGTTCTGGCGGACGAGACCACCTACGAATGGGTCGAATTTTCCAACAGCGAAGACTTGCCTCCTGCATTTCACGACTTAAACCTCAAGAAGTGTGGATAA
- a CDS encoding FKBP-type peptidyl-prolyl cis-trans isomerase produces the protein MGSLIIEDLQEGFGKEAVKGKEITVHYTGWLENGTKFDSSLDRRQPLTITLGVGQVIKGWDEGFGGMKEGGKRKLTIPSEMGYGAHGAGGVIPPHATLIFEVELLKVYE, from the coding sequence ATGGGCAGCCTGATTATTGAAGATTTGCAGGAAGGCTTCGGCAAAGAGGCGGTAAAGGGTAAAGAAATCACCGTCCACTACACCGGCTGGCTGGAAAACGGAACCAAATTCGACTCCAGCCTCGACCGCCGCCAACCGCTGACCATCACGCTCGGCGTCGGACAAGTTATCAAAGGTTGGGACGAAGGCTTCGGCGGCATGAAGGAAGGCGGCAAACGCAAGCTGACCATCCCTTCGGAAATGGGTTACGGCGCACACGGTGCCGGCGGTGTGATTCCCCCGCACGCCACTTTGATATTTGAAGTCGAGCTGTTGAAAGTGTACGAATAA
- a CDS encoding DUF2061 domain-containing protein, whose amino-acid sequence MLKTLTFAALHFSVAFSVTYVLTGSIGVSGAVALVEPLINTVVFYFHEKAWNLYEKNKTVQQTQPFQLHRCS is encoded by the coding sequence ATGCTTAAAACCTTGACTTTTGCCGCACTGCATTTCAGCGTCGCCTTCAGTGTAACCTATGTACTGACGGGCAGTATAGGCGTATCGGGGGCGGTCGCACTGGTCGAGCCCCTAATCAACACCGTCGTTTTCTATTTCCATGAAAAAGCATGGAACCTTTACGAAAAAAATAAAACAGTCCAACAAACACAGCCGTTTCAGCTGCACCGGTGCAGCTGA
- a CDS encoding D-2-hydroxyacid dehydrogenase, which yields MNQKKVVVLDADTLPGRAFHFDFPHELAVYGTTDAAETAVRVCGAHIVITNKVVISADIIADNPQLELIAVSATGVNNVDIEAAKAAGIVVCNVRAYGNESVAEHAFMLMIALMRNLPAYQRDVAAGLWEKSPFFCHYGAPIRDLNGKMLAVFGRGNIGRTLARYAQAFGMRVVFAEHKHAPAVREGYVSFEDAVRAADVLSLHCPLNAQTENMIGENELQQMKPGAVLINCGRGGLVDENALVAALKYGQIGGAGVDVLTEEPPRGGNPLLNARLPNLIVTPHTAWASREALDRLFDILLANINAFVKGEAQNRVV from the coding sequence ATGAATCAGAAGAAAGTAGTCGTATTGGATGCGGATACTTTACCCGGTCGGGCTTTTCACTTCGATTTCCCGCACGAGCTTGCGGTTTACGGCACGACAGATGCTGCGGAAACGGCGGTACGCGTATGCGGTGCGCACATTGTCATCACCAATAAGGTTGTCATTTCTGCCGATATCATTGCGGATAATCCTCAGCTTGAGCTGATTGCCGTCAGTGCGACCGGTGTGAACAATGTCGATATTGAGGCTGCGAAGGCGGCTGGCATTGTCGTATGCAATGTCCGCGCCTACGGAAACGAATCGGTTGCGGAACATGCCTTTATGCTGATGATTGCCTTGATGCGGAATTTGCCTGCTTATCAGCGTGATGTTGCGGCAGGATTATGGGAGAAGTCGCCGTTTTTCTGCCATTACGGTGCGCCGATTCGGGATTTGAACGGTAAAATGCTGGCGGTTTTCGGACGCGGCAATATAGGACGGACGCTTGCCCGATATGCACAGGCGTTCGGTATGAGGGTGGTGTTTGCCGAACACAAACACGCGCCCGCTGTGCGTGAAGGCTATGTTTCCTTTGAAGATGCGGTACGGGCTGCTGATGTGTTGTCGCTGCACTGTCCGCTGAACGCCCAAACTGAAAATATGATAGGCGAAAACGAATTACAGCAGATGAAGCCCGGTGCGGTTTTGATCAATTGCGGGCGCGGCGGGCTGGTGGATGAAAACGCGCTGGTTGCCGCACTCAAATACGGGCAGATCGGCGGGGCAGGTGTTGATGTTTTGACGGAGGAACCGCCTAGGGGCGGCAATCCCCTGTTGAATGCCCGCCTTCCCAATCTGATTGTTACGCCGCATACCGCGTGGGCAAGCCGTGAAGCGTTGGACAGGCTGTTCGATATATTGTTGGCGAACATTAACGCCTTTGTGAAAGGCGAGGCGCAAAACCGGGTGGTTTGA
- the metG gene encoding methionine--tRNA ligase, with amino-acid sequence MTRKILVTSALPYANGSIHLGHMVEHIQTDVWVRFQKLRGHECYYCCADDTHGTPVMLAAQKQGIAPEDMIAKVREEHLADFTGFGIGYDNYYSTHSPENKQFSQDIYRALKANGKIESRVIEQLFDPEKQMFLPDRFVKGECPKCHAQDQYGDNCEVCGTTYSPTELINPYSAVSGAKPELRESEHFFFKLGECADFLKAWTSGNNPHDGKPHLQPEALNKMKEWLGEGEETTLSDWDISRDAPYFGFEIPDAPGKYFYVWLDAPVGYMASFKNLCDRIGVNFDEYFKADSQTEMYHFIGKDILYFHALFWPAMLHFSGHRAPTGVYAHGFLTVDGQKMSKSRGTFITAKSYLEQGLNPEWMRYYIAAKLNSKIEDIDLNLQDFISRVNSDLVGKYVNIAARASGFIAKRFEGCLKDVADSALLAKLTAQSEAIAECYESREYAKALRDIMALADIVNEYVDANKPWELAKQEGQDARLHKVCSELINAFTVLTAYLAPVLPKVAENAAKFLNLEAITWANTRETLGEHAINKYEHLMQRVEQKQVDDLIEANKQSIAAAAAPAAEESKYEKVAEQASFDDFMKIDMRVAKVLNCEAVEGSTKLLKFDLDFGFEKRIIFSGIAASYPNPAELNGRMVIAVANFAPRKMAKFGVSEGMILSAATAEGKLKLLDVDAGAQPGDKVG; translated from the coding sequence ATGACACGCAAAATCCTCGTTACCTCTGCCCTGCCCTATGCCAACGGCAGCATCCACCTCGGCCACATGGTCGAACACATCCAAACCGACGTTTGGGTGCGCTTCCAAAAACTGCGCGGCCACGAATGCTACTACTGCTGCGCCGACGACACTCACGGCACGCCTGTAATGCTTGCCGCGCAAAAACAAGGCATTGCTCCCGAAGACATGATTGCCAAAGTGCGCGAAGAACACCTCGCCGACTTTACCGGTTTCGGTATCGGCTACGACAATTATTACAGCACCCATTCCCCTGAAAACAAACAGTTTTCCCAAGACATTTACCGCGCGCTGAAAGCCAACGGCAAGATTGAGAGCCGCGTCATCGAACAACTTTTCGACCCAGAAAAACAAATGTTCCTGCCCGACCGCTTCGTCAAAGGCGAATGCCCGAAATGCCACGCCCAAGACCAATACGGCGACAACTGCGAAGTCTGCGGCACGACCTATTCCCCGACCGAACTGATTAACCCGTATTCCGCTGTATCCGGTGCCAAACCCGAATTGCGCGAATCCGAACACTTTTTCTTCAAACTGGGCGAATGCGCCGACTTCCTCAAAGCATGGACTTCCGGCAACAATCCGCACGACGGCAAGCCCCATCTGCAACCTGAAGCCCTCAACAAAATGAAAGAATGGCTGGGCGAAGGCGAAGAAACCACCCTGTCCGACTGGGACATCTCCCGCGACGCGCCGTATTTCGGTTTCGAAATCCCCGACGCGCCGGGCAAATACTTCTACGTCTGGCTGGACGCGCCCGTCGGCTACATGGCGTCGTTTAAAAACCTGTGCGACCGCATCGGCGTCAATTTTGACGAATACTTCAAAGCCGACAGCCAAACCGAGATGTACCACTTCATCGGCAAAGACATCCTCTATTTCCACGCCCTGTTCTGGCCCGCCATGCTGCATTTCTCCGGCCACCGCGCCCCGACTGGCGTGTACGCACACGGCTTCTTGACTGTCGACGGACAAAAAATGTCCAAATCGCGCGGCACCTTCATCACCGCCAAATCCTACCTGGAACAAGGCCTGAACCCCGAGTGGATGCGCTACTACATCGCTGCCAAACTCAACAGCAAAATCGAAGACATCGATTTGAACCTGCAAGACTTTATTTCGCGCGTCAACAGCGACCTCGTCGGCAAATACGTCAACATCGCCGCCCGTGCTTCAGGTTTCATCGCCAAACGCTTTGAAGGCTGTCTGAAAGACGTTGCCGACAGTGCATTGCTGGCAAAACTAACTGCGCAAAGCGAAGCCATTGCCGAATGCTACGAAAGCCGCGAATACGCCAAAGCCCTGCGCGACATCATGGCCTTGGCGGACATTGTCAACGAATACGTTGATGCCAACAAACCTTGGGAACTCGCCAAACAAGAAGGCCAAGACGCACGCCTGCACAAAGTATGCAGCGAGCTCATCAACGCCTTTACCGTGTTAACCGCCTACCTCGCCCCCGTATTGCCGAAAGTGGCCGAAAATGCCGCCAAATTCCTGAATTTGGAAGCCATCACTTGGGCAAATACACGCGAAACCTTGGGCGAACACGCCATCAACAAATACGAACATTTAATGCAACGAGTGGAGCAAAAACAAGTGGACGATTTAATCGAAGCCAACAAACAAAGCATCGCCGCGGCAGCCGCGCCTGCCGCCGAAGAGAGCAAATACGAAAAAGTCGCCGAACAGGCCAGCTTCGACGACTTCATGAAAATCGACATGCGCGTCGCCAAAGTATTGAACTGCGAAGCCGTCGAAGGCAGCACCAAACTTTTGAAATTCGACCTCGATTTCGGTTTTGAAAAACGCATCATCTTCTCCGGCATCGCCGCGTCTTACCCAAATCCAGCCGAATTGAACGGCCGCATGGTCATCGCCGTCGCCAACTTCGCCCCGCGCAAAATGGCAAAATTCGGCGTATCCGAAGGCATGATCCTCTCCGCCGCCACAGCAGAGGGCAAACTGAAGCTCCTCGATGTCGACGCAGGCGCGCAACCGGGCGACAAAGTCGGTTAA